In the genome of Bdellovibrionales bacterium CG10_big_fil_rev_8_21_14_0_10_45_34, the window TGGACATTTGGTGACCACATTTTGACTTTGTATCTCAAGCTCCGGCGGCGGAGCTGAAAAAATAGATTAAGCCGAGCGTATAGCACGCATACATGACAAGCAGAAATGCGCCCTCCGCGCGGGTCACTCTGCTTGACGACTTCATTACGATACCCATCATAAAAGTGGCGCCCAACATAACCGGCAAATCATAATTCACGTAAGAGTTATCAAGTGCAATCGCCTCACCACTCACTACGGCGCTTCCGCCCAATACCATTAAGCTGTTAAAAATATTACTCCCCAAAATATTGCCAAGGGCGATTTCGGGGTGACCATGAATTGCAGCAAGTACGGATGATACAATCTCTGGTAGAGAAGTACCAATTGCAACCACAGTAACTGCAACCACATTTTTGCTAATTCCAAGCATCTCAGAAAGCAGCGACGCAGCCTGAACAAGATAGTGAGCCCCAACTCCCAGCATAGTAACGCCGGTGATAAGCAGTAGGTACGGTGCTAACCAGTACAGGTATCCGCCGACAAGCTCGATTCCCATGTTCTTTCCTCGAGGCCGGCTTGAAGCACTACCAATAGAAACCTCGCTCGGAAGCTCTTCCCTTAGTTTGTTTTCTTCAAGGCTTATCTGGTTTGAGGTACCTTGCACCTTTGCCGTCCTGATTTGAAATACAATATGCCCAACTTGAAGAAGAACTAGCGTAGCTCCCACTAAAACAGTGATCTCACGAAATGCCACTGCGGATACATGAATCATCAAAGTAACAAAAACCAAAAACCAATAATCCCATCGTATCAACTTGGTCGTAATGCCGATGGGTTTAAGTAGTGCTGTAAGCCCCAAAACCAAGGTGATATTTGCTATGTTACTGCCGATCACGTTACCGGCTGCGATCGAGGGTTCTCCCTGCCAAGCTGCTTGCAAACTCACAAGTAACTCGGGCGCACTTGTGCCAAACGCAACGACGGTCATACCGATCATCATCTGCGAAATACCAAAGTTGGTGGCTATCTCTGCCGCAGACTTTACAAGGAGCCTGCCACCTAAGGCTATCGTGATCGCACTCATCAGCAAAATAGTAATTTGAAGAATCATAAACTAAGGATTTCCTACCCACCAGGCTATGGCGCCAAAAGTGACTGCTCCCATTTGCCCTCTACCAGGCGCCACTGAATGCGTTCATGGAATCGATTCTCGTAGCCTTGCCAAAACTCTACTTGGTAAGGAGCCAAATAGTAGAATCCCCAATTTTCGGGGCGAGGAATCTCGCGACCTTTATACTGAACTTCCAGGGCTTCGATCTGCTGTTCCAGTTCTTTTCTCGAAGAGATGACATGGCTTTGAGGAGAACAATACCCGCTGAGCTGGCTACCCCTCGGTCGCGCTTTCCAGTAACTATCCGACGCATCGGCGGATCCTTTAAGAATTTTTCCGCGAACTCTTACCTGCCTAGACAAAGACTTCCAATGAAAGGTCATCGCGCCGGAATCGTTGCTCTTTAGTTGTTGCCCCTTCGCAGAGTCATAGTTGGTAACAAAAGACAGTCCACCTTCCATCAAACCCTTATAGAGCAGCACTCTTGCATCGACCCGACTATTTACGTCCACAGTAGATAACGTAAAAGCTTCAGCAAGAGCTTCATGAGCCGACGCCTCTTTTAACCATGCTTCAAAAGTTCTAAACCATTCCTGCATTCAAATAACTCCAAGGCGCCAAGCACATTCAACGATCATTCAACGTCTCTACGCCACCGGTTTTCGCCACCTTCAGTCAATGCCGCAATTAAAAAGCAGCCATAGCACTTCCCGTAGAAGCCTAGCCGCTTATCAGCATTCACCCTTTACATGCCTTTTACGGGAAATATGCCTCCCCGAAGATAAGGTGGCAAGAGTGTTATTTTACTTTAAAGATTTCTGGGTGAAGGCAGGATGAGGAGGCGAGCTTGCGGTTCACGGGCTGCGTGAACTCCTGTTGAATCATTTCCACTAACCTAAGACATCCATATTTTTGCCACTGATTCTTTCGCGCAACTGGGCTCATAGCAAAGGAGAAGGGCTTTTTCGATTTATTTTTTAACACAACCACACCCTCGACTTTTACTGTGGCATCGGTTGGTTTCGCTCTAAGTGCAATGTTTGCAAACTCCTTATAAGTCAAACTCTTAGATGAATCACTTCCCGCATTTGGCGTCGCCTTGTGAATAACGACACGCTCAATATCAGAAGCTTGCAAGCTTTCTCTAGTTGACCCTTGCTCTAAAAATCCTGAGTAAGAATTAAAGTAAGGGTTTATAACTGTAAATCTGGAATCGTCAATACAGGATTTGTTGATCCCATTTAAGCCGTTTAACCCATTGATTTGCAGTTTTATATATTCGCCGGCTGCCGCAAATATGAGATCTTCGGGTTTTTTCTTCCATAAAGAATCGCAGTTTATTTTGGCCTCAAGACTGATGGAGTAAAAAAGAGCAAAGCAAAGAATTGAGAGTGTTCGTTTCATTCTTTACCTCCCGTTTTCTTTAAAGCACCATCATTGCAGTCCTTCACGCAATTATTGGGATCATCCATTTTTAGTGGCTCTTTAAGTTTGCAATCGTCCTTTGAGCTATCTAGCCTCAACATTTTAAAAGTCACGGCAGACCTTACCGTCTTCGAGGATCCCCTAACGTTGTCTTTAACAGTCTGATCAGCTAAGTAGCTGTCTGAAACGGAGCCTGTATTGTTTCCTTGTCTAAGCTCACAGTAGCGCTGGCCCATCTGTTCAAACACTTGGGTCATGACAGGGCTTCGCTCAAGATAATGTTTCGCATGCACTCTCATCATTCCTATATCGTCAATAGCCCCGGTCTGAATCATTCTAAACTTTGCATCAGAAATTTTAATGGTTGAGCAGTCTTTGGGTGCCTTTCCTTTTTCAAAAAACAGATCCATTTTCTCAGAGTCAAAGGAATCAATAACAACAGCATGGCCAAGCCCAGTCTTGTTATCT includes:
- the pdxH gene encoding pyridoxamine 5'-phosphate oxidase, whose amino-acid sequence is MQEWFRTFEAWLKEASAHEALAEAFTLSTVDVNSRVDARVLLYKGLMEGGLSFVTNYDSAKGQQLKSNDSGAMTFHWKSLSRQVRVRGKILKGSADASDSYWKARPRGSQLSGYCSPQSHVISSRKELEQQIEALEVQYKGREIPRPENWGFYYLAPYQVEFWQGYENRFHERIQWRLVEGKWEQSLLAP